The Acidobacteriota bacterium genome includes a window with the following:
- a CDS encoding carboxypeptidase regulatory-like domain-containing protein — translation MKKSRLFPILFSFFLVIALTFAAAEFQKKVQPVASGGTIKARPGIAYDAQAQKYLVVWQDRTGRSSGDWDIQARMLDSDGNPAGRVMHLASSAGDERHPRAAATGAGSWLVVWSTGRSIEACAVDAEGRIDGFRSVTANAGRPVDHPDIGFSSLDGRFFVVWEELDESGLNVIKGRSIGGPGEEARDAVVLGRSAYDNLQAPSINQAGGKFFVAWEKPVAAGRIDIEGREVPAGAASADALGSVVAVAADGARNTAPSVTGVPGTAGYFVVWQAQRGARRSEIAFADIGGDQVLLAGDLTATESRLESRPAAFAAGLAGRILVTYQAAGVEAPAARDIAARTIGWGDTAASAEIVLDEDRSGGGNPAIVRAAGADGRGIIVWDVREGEGTELFSRGWQEASTAAVVAANGPIVPLADITISGQVTFDGLGQADVLIGGLPSTVRTDALGFYAAMVPTGWTGTVTPVQPGFTFSPASRTYSNQAVDASAQDYVAAFAGGVDDAYEENDTFETAASLALGTTHDLVLGDEEWFKFYVPADDAGKDLKVRVWGTGFPDATTRRDLDFGILDASGRLLSYNLSGAPDETAYVCGVAEGWYYVVQNYVGAVGTVYSLSAELSDTFGLAYISGQVLDDEEESPVAGASVELYAMPFDWNVTRPMVFTDANGYYKIGWLPGDFTLRFNTQDFGDDGLAWTPDANYLGDVYQYNHVLTLTGGASLENVNMYLIPGGTITGQITDGSGAPLGGASAQVYLGNWSRVAAVLTDSSGVYRVDRLRAANYAVRARTGSGDLINEWFDDKALFASADPVGAAAAGTTSGIDASLDVKTWGAITGRVLDADMNPVGDLQVSIVDPVGLTLWTVRTDGDGYYTHSAVPAGDWKVLFNAASVGTISLVSQYYPGTRFLADATTAHVVAGAVTEGIDAVLPAAGSISGRILNNNGSVAVIAFDTASNFQWSVSPAVPLVGETTYILNNLPPGTYKVLARPSQQGDRIPHWYPDATSYAAAGTVTVAAGATTENIDVTLPGGGGMIIGRVVNAYGYAIHSVRVIAQDASKESAYSSAISDGDGYFTIRQVPPGSVKVYFNADANWLGYVSEYYNDKTSFAAADTITVNESESTPLSDAELANRPELAISTTSLAGGEIGVAYSQQLGVEGGWPLYRWTLYSGALPPGLAMSAGGAISGTPTTAGTFSFMVTVTDSSSGQMSATRELSITIGEYTGSGYMISGTVLSGQTPLAGVTMSGLPGNPATNADGTYIVPVPSGWSGTVTPVRSGNSFTPATRTYANVTADAAGQDYAAAAGYRIAGTVTRDGAGLAGVTMAGLPGAPTTDAAGAYAAAVPAGWSGTATPTLPGFSFTPADRTYDAIAADATAEDYAAAFAGGVDDAFEDNDSFETAAVLPMGRTSGLIIRDEDWFKFYVSAADAGKDIRVVLSGTAYPDPTIRQDMDFAILDADKRLLGYNTSGCDDETAYIYGAAEGWYYISNVYYEAPGVVYALTIDANADFGLAFVTGTLTDDGGNPIAGAYVELYGSPFDWNVSRPLVVTGEDGTYRTGYTPGLYTVQFNVSDFNDDLDWTPDVNFLGEAYHGGEVLTLVAGETLADIDGQLTPGGVISGRITDASGDPLGYAAAFAYAGDAVQAAGDVCDADGRYEIDRLRAGNYAVRFRAPGGYALATEWHSDATSFASAMPVAVAAGATTGGIDAALGTAGVIAGRITDGEGNPIESVQVTACDPAGMALQSASTDADGNYSLGRLPTGTFKIRFNAATVASANYISEYYPDVLGLNEAQEIAVTAGNSTSGIDGVLAEAGAISGTITDSGGQACVSANVYAFSPDGSFSLSATTDAAGAYAIRNLPPGDYRVRFRPSTENMTVEWYNDRADFTAADVVTVAAGATVSGLDAAFSSETGLITGLVTNGSGDPVEGLTVVAQDAAIPAACYSALTDASGAYTLRRLPTGSYKVWFNADAAYRNYLSEYYDDKGGHGSADAVEVTVGNTTSGIDAVLAERPALAVTTESLAAGELGVAYSGALAGSGGRPFYYW, via the coding sequence ATGAAAAAGTCGCGCCTCTTTCCTATCCTCTTTTCTTTCTTCCTCGTTATCGCCCTGACTTTCGCGGCCGCGGAATTTCAGAAAAAAGTACAGCCCGTCGCGAGCGGCGGGACGATCAAGGCCAGGCCCGGCATCGCCTATGACGCGCAGGCCCAAAAATACCTGGTCGTCTGGCAGGACCGGACCGGGCGGAGCTCGGGGGATTGGGACATCCAGGCCCGGATGCTCGACAGCGACGGGAATCCCGCGGGCCGGGTGATGCATCTGGCTTCCTCGGCCGGCGATGAGCGGCATCCCCGGGCCGCGGCCACGGGCGCCGGCTCTTGGCTGGTCGTCTGGTCGACGGGGCGGTCGATCGAAGCCTGTGCCGTCGACGCCGAGGGCAGGATCGACGGCTTCAGGAGCGTGACGGCGAACGCGGGGAGGCCCGTCGATCATCCCGACATCGGCTTCTCCAGCCTGGACGGCCGGTTCTTCGTCGTCTGGGAAGAGCTCGACGAGTCCGGCCTCAACGTGATCAAGGGCCGGAGCATCGGCGGACCCGGAGAAGAGGCCCGGGACGCCGTCGTTCTCGGCCGATCGGCCTACGACAACCTTCAAGCCCCCTCCATCAACCAGGCCGGGGGCAAGTTCTTCGTGGCCTGGGAAAAGCCGGTCGCGGCCGGCCGGATCGACATCGAAGGCCGGGAGGTCCCGGCCGGCGCGGCGTCGGCCGACGCGCTCGGAAGCGTGGTCGCCGTCGCCGCCGACGGAGCCCGGAATACCGCCCCGAGCGTGACCGGAGTGCCCGGAACGGCGGGATATTTCGTAGTCTGGCAGGCCCAGCGCGGGGCTCGCCGCTCGGAGATCGCCTTCGCCGATATCGGCGGCGACCAGGTCCTCCTGGCCGGCGACCTGACCGCGACGGAGTCGCGGCTCGAGTCCCGTCCGGCGGCCTTCGCGGCCGGGCTGGCCGGCCGTATCCTCGTGACCTATCAGGCGGCCGGCGTCGAGGCCCCGGCCGCGCGGGACATCGCGGCCAGGACCATCGGCTGGGGCGATACGGCCGCCTCGGCCGAGATCGTTCTCGATGAGGACCGGAGCGGCGGCGGCAATCCCGCCATCGTCCGGGCCGCGGGGGCCGACGGGCGCGGGATCATCGTCTGGGACGTCAGGGAAGGGGAAGGGACGGAGCTCTTTTCCAGGGGTTGGCAGGAGGCCTCCACGGCGGCGGTCGTCGCCGCCAACGGTCCGATCGTCCCCCTGGCCGACATCACGATCTCGGGACAGGTCACGTTCGACGGCCTGGGACAGGCCGATGTCCTCATCGGCGGGCTTCCGAGCACCGTCAGGACCGACGCGCTCGGCTTCTACGCGGCGATGGTTCCGACCGGATGGACCGGGACGGTGACCCCGGTCCAGCCCGGCTTCACGTTCAGCCCGGCCAGCCGGACCTATTCGAACCAGGCCGTCGACGCGAGCGCGCAGGATTACGTCGCGGCCTTCGCCGGCGGCGTCGACGACGCCTACGAGGAGAACGATACCTTCGAAACGGCGGCTTCCCTCGCGCTCGGAACGACCCACGACCTGGTGCTCGGCGACGAGGAGTGGTTCAAGTTCTATGTTCCCGCGGATGACGCCGGCAAGGACCTCAAGGTCCGGGTCTGGGGGACGGGCTTCCCCGACGCGACGACGCGCCGGGACTTGGACTTCGGGATCCTGGACGCCTCCGGCCGGCTCCTGAGCTACAACCTGAGCGGCGCGCCGGACGAAACGGCCTACGTCTGCGGCGTCGCCGAGGGATGGTACTACGTCGTCCAGAACTACGTCGGGGCCGTGGGAACGGTCTACTCCCTGTCGGCCGAGCTGAGCGACACCTTCGGCCTCGCCTATATCAGCGGGCAGGTGCTGGACGATGAGGAGGAGTCCCCGGTCGCCGGGGCGTCCGTAGAGCTCTACGCCATGCCGTTCGACTGGAACGTCACCCGGCCCATGGTCTTCACGGACGCGAACGGCTATTACAAGATCGGCTGGCTTCCCGGTGATTTCACGCTCCGGTTCAATACGCAGGATTTCGGCGACGACGGTCTCGCCTGGACGCCCGACGCGAACTACCTCGGGGATGTCTATCAGTACAACCACGTCCTGACGCTGACCGGCGGGGCGTCCCTCGAGAACGTCAATATGTACCTGATCCCCGGCGGGACGATCACCGGGCAGATCACGGACGGAAGCGGGGCGCCGCTCGGCGGCGCGAGCGCGCAGGTCTATCTCGGCAACTGGTCGCGGGTCGCCGCCGTTCTCACCGATTCCAGCGGCGTTTACCGCGTCGATCGGCTGCGGGCCGCCAACTACGCGGTCCGCGCCCGGACGGGGTCCGGCGACCTGATCAACGAGTGGTTCGACGACAAAGCGCTTTTCGCTTCGGCCGACCCGGTCGGGGCCGCCGCCGCCGGGACGACATCGGGCATCGACGCGTCGCTCGACGTGAAGACCTGGGGCGCGATCACGGGCCGCGTCCTCGATGCCGACATGAATCCCGTGGGCGACCTGCAGGTCTCCATCGTGGATCCGGTGGGACTGACGCTGTGGACCGTCCGGACGGACGGGGACGGCTACTACACCCATTCGGCCGTGCCGGCCGGCGACTGGAAGGTCCTGTTCAATGCGGCCTCGGTGGGCACCATCTCCCTGGTCTCCCAGTATTACCCGGGCACGCGTTTCCTGGCCGATGCGACGACGGCCCATGTCGTCGCCGGCGCGGTGACCGAAGGCATAGACGCCGTGCTTCCGGCCGCCGGGTCCATCTCCGGCCGGATCCTCAACAACAACGGCAGCGTGGCCGTCATCGCCTTCGACACGGCCAGCAATTTCCAGTGGAGCGTCTCGCCGGCCGTTCCCCTTGTTGGGGAGACGACCTATATCCTCAATAACCTGCCGCCGGGGACCTACAAGGTCCTGGCGCGTCCCAGCCAGCAGGGCGACCGCATCCCTCATTGGTATCCGGACGCGACGTCCTACGCCGCGGCCGGCACCGTGACGGTCGCGGCCGGCGCGACCACCGAGAACATCGATGTCACCCTCCCCGGAGGAGGCGGCATGATCATCGGCCGGGTGGTCAACGCCTACGGCTACGCCATCCACTCGGTCCGTGTCATCGCCCAGGACGCGTCGAAGGAATCCGCCTATTCCAGCGCGATCTCGGACGGCGACGGCTACTTCACGATCCGGCAGGTGCCGCCCGGCTCGGTCAAGGTCTATTTCAACGCCGACGCGAACTGGCTGGGCTACGTCTCCGAATACTATAACGACAAGACGAGCTTCGCCGCCGCCGATACGATCACGGTCAACGAAAGCGAATCGACGCCGCTCAGCGACGCCGAGCTGGCCAATCGGCCGGAATTGGCGATCTCGACGACCTCGCTTGCGGGCGGGGAGATCGGCGTGGCTTACAGCCAGCAGCTCGGCGTCGAGGGCGGCTGGCCGCTCTATCGCTGGACGCTCTATTCGGGGGCCCTGCCGCCGGGCCTGGCGATGAGCGCTGGAGGGGCGATCTCCGGCACGCCGACGACGGCGGGCACGTTCAGCTTCATGGTCACCGTGACCGATTCGTCCTCGGGGCAGATGTCCGCGACCAGGGAGCTGTCCATCACGATCGGCGAGTACACCGGGTCCGGCTATATGATCTCCGGAACGGTGCTTTCGGGACAGACGCCGCTGGCCGGAGTGACGATGAGCGGGCTGCCGGGGAACCCGGCGACGAACGCCGACGGCACCTATATCGTGCCCGTTCCTTCGGGCTGGTCGGGGACGGTGACGCCGGTCCGCTCCGGCAATTCCTTCACACCGGCGACCCGGACCTACGCCAATGTCACGGCCGACGCCGCGGGACAAGACTATGCGGCCGCGGCCGGATACCGCATCGCGGGGACCGTGACGCGCGACGGCGCCGGGCTGGCCGGCGTCACGATGGCCGGGCTTCCCGGCGCCCCGACGACCGATGCGGCCGGCGCCTACGCGGCGGCCGTTCCGGCCGGCTGGTCGGGGACGGCGACGCCGACCCTGCCGGGCTTCAGCTTCACTCCGGCGGACCGGACCTATGACGCGATCGCGGCGGACGCGACGGCCGAGGATTACGCGGCGGCCTTCGCCGGCGGCGTCGACGACGCCTTCGAGGACAACGACAGCTTCGAGACGGCGGCCGTCCTGCCGATGGGGAGGACCTCGGGCCTCATCATCCGCGACGAGGACTGGTTCAAGTTCTACGTCTCGGCGGCCGACGCCGGCAAGGACATCCGGGTCGTCCTGAGCGGGACCGCCTATCCCGATCCGACGATACGCCAGGACATGGATTTCGCCATCCTCGACGCCGACAAGCGTCTTTTGGGCTATAACACCAGCGGCTGCGATGACGAAACGGCCTACATCTACGGCGCGGCCGAAGGCTGGTATTACATCTCGAACGTTTACTACGAGGCGCCGGGGGTCGTTTATGCGCTGACGATCGACGCCAACGCCGACTTCGGCCTGGCCTTCGTCACGGGCACGTTGACGGACGACGGGGGGAACCCGATCGCCGGGGCCTATGTCGAGCTCTACGGCTCGCCGTTCGACTGGAACGTCAGCCGGCCGCTGGTCGTGACCGGCGAGGACGGCACCTACCGGACAGGCTACACGCCCGGCCTCTATACGGTCCAGTTCAACGTCAGCGACTTCAACGACGATTTAGACTGGACGCCGGACGTCAATTTCCTCGGCGAGGCCTATCACGGCGGCGAGGTCCTGACCCTCGTGGCGGGGGAGACGCTGGCGGATATCGACGGCCAGCTCACGCCGGGCGGCGTCATCAGCGGCCGGATCACGGACGCGTCGGGGGACCCGCTCGGCTATGCCGCAGCCTTCGCTTACGCGGGCGACGCGGTCCAAGCCGCGGGTGATGTCTGCGACGCCGACGGCCGATACGAGATCGACCGCCTGCGGGCGGGCAACTATGCGGTGCGCTTCCGGGCCCCGGGCGGATACGCCCTGGCGACGGAGTGGCACAGCGACGCGACTTCATTCGCTTCGGCGATGCCCGTGGCCGTGGCCGCCGGGGCGACGACCGGCGGGATCGACGCCGCCCTGGGAACGGCCGGCGTGATCGCCGGACGGATCACGGACGGGGAAGGGAACCCGATCGAAAGCGTCCAAGTGACGGCTTGCGACCCGGCGGGGATGGCCCTCCAATCCGCGTCAACGGACGCGGACGGCAACTATTCCCTGGGCCGGCTGCCGACGGGCACGTTCAAGATCCGGTTCAACGCGGCGACGGTCGCGTCGGCGAACTATATCTCGGAATACTACCCGGACGTCCTCGGCCTGAATGAGGCCCAGGAGATCGCCGTCACCGCGGGGAATTCGACCAGCGGGATCGACGGCGTCCTGGCCGAAGCCGGAGCGATCAGCGGGACCATAACGGACAGCGGCGGGCAGGCCTGTGTCTCGGCCAACGTCTACGCCTTCAGCCCGGACGGCTCTTTTTCGCTGTCGGCGACGACCGATGCGGCGGGCGCCTACGCCATCCGGAACCTGCCGCCCGGCGATTACCGGGTCCGGTTCCGGCCGTCCACGGAGAACATGACGGTCGAGTGGTACAACGACCGGGCCGACTTCACGGCCGCGGACGTCGTCACGGTCGCGGCCGGGGCCACCGTTTCGGGCCTCGACGCCGCCTTCTCGAGCGAGACCGGCCTGATCACGGGCCTGGTGACGAACGGATCGGGCGACCCCGTCGAGGGCCTCACGGTCGTTGCCCAGGACGCCGCGATCCCGGCCGCGTGCTATTCGGCGCTGACGGACGCGAGCGGCGCGTACACCCTCCGGCGGCTGCCGACGGGCTCGTACAAGGTCTGGTTCAACGCCGATGCCGCCTATCGCAACTATCTGTCAGAATACTACGATGACAAGGGCGGCCACGGCTCCGCCGACGCCGTCGAGGTGACGGTCGGCAATACGACCTCGGGAATCGACGCCGTGCTGGCCGAACGGCCGGCCCTGGCCGTGACGACCGAGTCGCTGGCCGCCGGGGAGCTGGGGGTCGCTTACAGCGGCGCCCTGGCCGGCTCGGGCGGGCGGCCGTTCTATTATTGGAG
- a CDS encoding C25 family cysteine peptidase translates to MKSIRIIALGILFAGALGIASLPAAQQQIVLTAPSYQITPGADGSHRIVMPGYASLGVPGYPDLPVRVFYVALPPDVEIGTISVASDETAPVSLGRFVIPEMPPLAAWDGKDRVLDPYQSVYGRDAYFPEKTVEYAGFSRLRKWRIAKIAYSPFRYNPVTKDLVFVPGATVRISYSLAAVRLASDAQLADGAMDDRARGLLLNYSSAAEWYRPAVVVPQAQATNDYVIITTNAIESAHAAALADFTAYLTGQGHTPLVITEDEFGGLTGQSPDGTAEKIRQWLIDNYAALAVKYVLLIGNPDPAAGDIPMKMCWPRSDQSSYQESPTDYFYADLTGNWDLDADGNFGEYAGDRGTGGVDFVNEVYVGRIPVYEEYPYLDDVLAKIIAYGSSSDTAWRRKALLPESFSDATTDGAYLGEAMVNNYVAPSGMGYHRLYMQGNFCAAANSVFDSEEELLSGATAAHWDANPYGLVLWWGHGNWFGAYLGYTDCGTGYILNANDVSSLDDSRPAFVYQCSCSNGTPEEPSNLGSLLLIRGAVATVAASRVSWYAVTSWRLSLKYYADNASIGYYYAEQLVTGAKPAGDALFAVKSDMGVNMYSAWTGASWMNLFDFNLFGDPASRLFSDLVVAGSIRDTNNSPIAGAAVNYGAGSVTTDASGFYSVRVAPGWSGTLTPSKSGYEFLPASRTYSGLAASSLNQDYARTNTTPGVTTAAVSGISTTTAASGGVVLADGGAAVTARGVCWSTAEHPTAAGSHTTDGSGTGAFTSSLTGLVPSTLYYVRAYATNSHGTAYGEELAFTTAQLVYTLSLAAGGAGGGAVKVGGTSHDLPYEEGFAAGSQAVIEAVPAAGSVFAGWSGDFNSADNPATVTMDGPKSVTANFGVVTIYPDDFVGTWDGQGVYYRNSDTGAWVALSSPATMIAAGDLDGDGIDDLIGLWPSQGGIWVKYSQSGAWAKLSSTAVHIAAGDMNGDGRADLLGTWDGQGVFYRSSVSGAWVKLASPATMITTGDIDGDGTDDLVGIWPSQGGVWVKYSQSGAWVRLSSTAADIAVADMNGDGRDDLLATWDGQGVYYRNSMNGAWVRMASQASQVAGGDIDADGTADLIGIWPSQGGVWVKYSNGSAWARLSSSARDIAAGTMRAQGTIAEAGGLAAAARTAPAQTFRGAGNGVKPGVSGLKLDDSDRGPGGARFAYFEDVNLEPKENERARDLRAPGPGEPGFVWTEQKNSQPGESAVEKPATGRNGQKRKLK, encoded by the coding sequence ATGAAATCCATCCGGATCATCGCTCTCGGCATCTTGTTCGCGGGCGCTCTGGGCATCGCCTCCCTGCCGGCCGCCCAGCAGCAGATCGTGCTGACCGCCCCGTCCTATCAGATCACTCCGGGCGCGGACGGATCGCACCGGATCGTCATGCCCGGTTATGCGAGCTTGGGCGTCCCCGGATACCCCGATCTGCCCGTGCGCGTCTTCTATGTGGCCCTGCCCCCGGATGTCGAGATCGGGACGATCTCCGTCGCCTCGGACGAAACCGCGCCGGTCAGCCTCGGCCGGTTCGTGATCCCGGAGATGCCTCCTCTGGCCGCCTGGGACGGGAAGGACAGGGTCCTGGATCCTTATCAGAGCGTGTACGGCCGGGATGCTTACTTCCCGGAGAAGACCGTCGAGTACGCGGGCTTTTCGCGGTTGAGGAAATGGCGGATCGCGAAGATAGCCTACTCGCCGTTCCGCTACAACCCCGTGACGAAGGACCTGGTGTTCGTCCCCGGCGCGACCGTCCGCATCAGCTATAGCCTCGCCGCCGTGCGGCTGGCTTCCGACGCCCAGCTGGCGGACGGGGCCATGGACGACCGGGCCCGCGGCCTCCTCCTCAATTATTCGTCGGCCGCCGAATGGTACCGGCCCGCCGTCGTCGTGCCCCAGGCCCAGGCGACCAACGACTACGTGATCATAACGACCAACGCCATCGAGTCGGCCCATGCCGCCGCCCTGGCCGATTTCACGGCCTACCTGACGGGCCAGGGGCACACGCCGCTCGTCATCACCGAGGACGAGTTCGGCGGCCTGACGGGCCAGTCCCCCGATGGGACCGCGGAAAAGATCCGCCAATGGCTGATCGACAACTACGCCGCCCTGGCCGTCAAGTACGTCCTGCTCATCGGCAATCCGGACCCCGCCGCCGGCGACATCCCGATGAAGATGTGCTGGCCGAGATCGGACCAATCGTCCTATCAGGAATCGCCGACGGACTACTTCTATGCCGACCTGACCGGCAACTGGGACCTCGACGCCGACGGGAATTTCGGCGAGTACGCAGGCGACCGGGGTACCGGGGGCGTCGATTTCGTCAACGAGGTGTACGTCGGCCGGATCCCCGTCTATGAGGAATATCCCTACCTGGACGACGTCCTGGCCAAGATCATCGCCTACGGCAGCTCATCCGACACGGCCTGGAGGCGGAAGGCCCTCCTGCCCGAGAGCTTCAGCGACGCCACCACCGACGGGGCCTACCTCGGAGAGGCGATGGTCAACAATTACGTCGCCCCCTCCGGAATGGGCTACCACCGGCTCTATATGCAGGGCAATTTCTGCGCGGCCGCGAACTCCGTCTTCGACAGCGAGGAAGAGCTCCTCAGCGGCGCGACCGCCGCCCATTGGGACGCCAATCCCTACGGCCTGGTGCTCTGGTGGGGCCACGGGAACTGGTTCGGCGCCTACCTCGGATACACCGACTGCGGCACCGGCTACATCCTCAACGCGAACGACGTCTCTTCCCTGGACGACAGCCGCCCGGCTTTCGTCTATCAGTGCTCCTGTTCGAACGGGACGCCCGAGGAGCCGTCCAATCTCGGCTCCCTCCTCCTCATCCGGGGCGCGGTCGCCACCGTGGCCGCCAGCCGGGTGAGCTGGTACGCCGTGACGTCGTGGCGCCTGTCCCTCAAGTATTACGCCGACAACGCCAGCATCGGCTACTACTACGCCGAGCAGCTGGTGACCGGGGCCAAGCCGGCCGGCGACGCCCTTTTCGCCGTCAAGAGCGACATGGGCGTCAACATGTACTCCGCCTGGACCGGGGCCTCGTGGATGAACCTGTTCGATTTCAACCTCTTCGGCGATCCCGCGAGCCGGCTCTTCTCCGACCTCGTCGTCGCCGGTTCCATCCGCGACACGAACAACAGCCCCATCGCCGGGGCGGCCGTGAATTACGGCGCCGGCTCCGTCACGACCGACGCTTCCGGCTTCTACAGCGTCCGCGTCGCCCCCGGCTGGTCGGGCACGCTGACCCCCTCCAAGTCCGGCTACGAATTCCTGCCCGCCTCGCGGACCTATTCCGGCCTGGCGGCGAGCAGCCTCAACCAGGACTACGCGCGGACGAACACGACCCCCGGCGTGACGACCGCCGCGGTCAGCGGCATCTCGACCACCACCGCGGCGAGCGGCGGCGTCGTCCTCGCGGACGGCGGGGCCGCGGTCACGGCGAGAGGGGTCTGCTGGAGCACCGCCGAGCATCCGACGGCCGCCGGCTCTCACACGACGGACGGAAGCGGGACCGGGGCGTTCACGAGCAGCCTGACCGGCCTCGTCCCGTCCACGCTGTACTATGTCCGGGCTTACGCGACGAATTCGCACGGAACGGCTTACGGCGAGGAACTGGCTTTCACCACCGCCCAGCTCGTCTACACGCTGTCCCTGGCGGCGGGCGGGGCCGGCGGCGGCGCGGTGAAGGTCGGCGGGACCTCCCATGACCTGCCGTACGAAGAGGGCTTCGCGGCGGGGAGTCAGGCAGTCATAGAAGCTGTCCCCGCGGCCGGCAGCGTGTTCGCCGGGTGGAGCGGGGACTTCAATTCCGCGGACAATCCCGCGACCGTCACCATGGACGGGCCAAAGAGCGTCACGGCGAACTTCGGCGTCGTGACGATCTATCCGGACGATTTCGTCGGGACGTGGGACGGGCAGGGGGTCTATTACCGGAATTCGGATACCGGGGCGTGGGTCGCGCTGTCCTCGCCGGCCACGATGATAGCGGCCGGGGACCTCGACGGGGACGGGATCGACGATCTCATCGGGCTCTGGCCGAGCCAGGGCGGGATCTGGGTCAAGTACTCGCAGAGCGGCGCTTGGGCCAAGCTCTCTTCGACGGCCGTGCACATCGCCGCCGGGGACATGAACGGCGACGGCCGCGCGGACCTCCTCGGGACCTGGGACGGTCAGGGCGTCTTCTACCGGAGCTCCGTCTCCGGCGCCTGGGTCAAGCTGGCCTCGCCGGCGACGATGATCACGACCGGCGACATCGACGGGGACGGGACGGACGATCTCGTCGGCATCTGGCCTTCCCAGGGCGGGGTCTGGGTGAAATATTCCCAGAGCGGGGCGTGGGTCCGGCTGTCGTCGACGGCCGCCGATATCGCCGTGGCGGACATGAACGGCGATGGGCGGGACGACCTCCTGGCGACCTGGGACGGGCAAGGCGTCTATTACAGGAATTCCATGAACGGGGCCTGGGTCAGGATGGCCTCCCAGGCCAGCCAGGTCGCCGGCGGTGACATCGACGCCGACGGCACGGCCGATCTCATCGGCATCTGGCCCTCTCAGGGCGGCGTCTGGGTCAAGTACTCGAACGGCAGCGCCTGGGCCCGGCTGTCCTCTTCCGCGCGGGACATCGCCGCCGGAACGATGCGGGCGCAGGGGACGATCGCCGAGGCGGGCGGGCTCGCTGCGGCCGCACGAACGGCCCCGGCCCAGACCTTCCGGGGCGCGGGGAACGGAGTGAAGCCGGGAGTGTCCGGGCTGAAGCTGGACGATTCCGACCGCGGCCCCGGCGGCGCCCGGTTCGCTTATTTCGAGGACGTCAACCTGGAACCGAAGGAAAACGAGCGGGCCCGGGACCTCCGCGCGCCCGGTCCCGGCGAGCCGGGCTTCGTCTGGACGGAACAAAAGAACAGCCAACCCGGCGAGTCCGCCGTCGAGAAGCCGGCGACCGGGCGGAATGGCCAAAAGAGGAAACTTAAATAG